A region of Anolis sagrei isolate rAnoSag1 chromosome 2, rAnoSag1.mat, whole genome shotgun sequence DNA encodes the following proteins:
- the ACVRL1 gene encoding serine/threonine-protein kinase receptor R3, whose protein sequence is MLQGLIMGIFLMILNLQRSFITGELTCACDEHAPNCVFSEEGKNYVCSGVVCFVSKHRADGNIISRKGCLQTEYETCRGSIQKNYGMTCCSSNMCNLNLTIMLQGEKDKVGPSLTNLLLMILVPLFAIVLLSLLMGLFLWKVCQNHQKKMQLGSDDLGDMDFILKSSIAGDSTLEDLMEDDCTTGSGSGLPFLVQRTVARQITLSECVGKGRYGEVWRGIWHGENVAVKIFSSRDEQSWFRETEIYNTVLLRHDNILGFIASDMTSRNSSTQLWLITHYHEHGSLYDYLQYTALDVETCLLLASSIICGLVHLHVEIFGTQGKPAIAHRDLKSRNILVKNNKQCCIADLGLAVMHSQSTDFLDIGNNPRVGTKRYMAPEVLDEQIHMDCFESFKRTDIWAYGLVLWEIARRTVVNGIVEDYKPPFFDMVPVDPSFEEMKKVVCVDQRTPTIPNRLFSDPTLSALAKIMKECWFQSPPARLTALRIKKTLKKLSNSFDKPKQNA, encoded by the exons ATGCTTCAAGGACTTATCATGGGTATTTTCTTGATGATCTTGAATCTTCAAAGAAGCTTTATCACTG GTGAGCTGACCTGTGCTTGTGATGAACACGCACCAAACTGTGTTTTCAGTGAAGAAGGAAAAAACTATGTTTGTTCTGGAGTGGTGTGTTTTGTCAGCAAACATCGGGCGGATGGAAACATTATATCCAGGAAAGGATGCCTGCAAACAGAATATGAGACATGCAGGGGTAGCATACAAAAAAACTATGGCATGACATGCTGCTCGTCCAACATGTGCAATTTAAATTTAACCATTATGTTGCAAG GTGAAAAAGATAAAGTGGGTCCATCTCTTACGAACCTTCTCCTGATGATCTTGGTCCCACTGTTTGCCATTGTACTCCTTTCTTTGTTGATGGGGCTCTTTTTATGGAAAGTGTGCCAGAACCATCAAAAGAAAATGCAGCTTGGGTCTGATGATTTAGGAGATATGGATTTCATCCTGAAGTCATCCATCGCTGGCGACAGTACCTTAGAA GACTTGATGGAGGATGACTGCACTActgggagtggctcaggactgcCCTTCCTTGTCCAAAGAACTGTCGCTCGGCAGATCACACTGTCTGAATGTGTCG GCAAGGGACGTTATGGTGAGGTGTGGCGTGGAATATGGCATGGGGAAAATGTGGCTGTCAAGATCTTCTCGTCCCGGGATGAGCAGTCATGGTTCCGGGAGACCGAGATATACAACACGGTGCTGCTGAGGCATGACAACATCTTGG GGTTCATCGCCTCAGACATGACCTCCAGGAATTCCAGCACCCAGCTCTGGCTGATCACCCACTACCATGAGCACGGTTCCCTCTATGACTACCTGCAGTACACTGCGCTGGATGTGGAGACCTGCCTCCTCCTGGCCTCCTCCATCATCTGTGGGCTCGTTCACCTCCATGTGGAAATTTTTGGCACTCAGGGCAAGCCAGCCATTGCTCACCGTGACCTGAAAAGTAGGAACATCCTGGTCAAGAACAATAAACAGTGCTGCATTGCTGATTTGG GTCTGGCAGTCATGCATTCCCAAAGCACTGACTTCTTGGACATTGGAAACAACCCACGGGTGGGCACCAAGCGTTACATGGCACCTGAAGTCTTAGATGAACAGATTCACATGGACTGCTTTGAATCCTTCAAGCGGACTGACATCTGGGCCTATGGCCTCGTACTCTGGGAGATCGCCCGGAGAACAGTCGTGAACG GGATTGTGGAAGATTACAAGCCTCCTTTCTTTGATATGGTGCCAGTTGACCCCAGCtttgaagaaatgaagaaagtgGTTTGTGTTGACCAGCGGACGCCTACCATCCCAAACAGGCTGTTCTCTGACCCG